In a single window of the Megalobrama amblycephala isolate DHTTF-2021 linkage group LG3, ASM1881202v1, whole genome shotgun sequence genome:
- the LOC125264953 gene encoding gastrula zinc finger protein XlCGF28.1-like, producing MLMFKDQEASDMCPANQDSSLHDSTTMLTDREEAEVPKQETGKRKRSRSRKSKKTGGRSNRSNHHCLKCGQKFKTSVHFKRHKLVHSGERPHGCPECGKRFITSSELKVHLRVHSGEKPYHCSECGKNFAQSGSFSNHRRLHKGEKRYHCPECNKGFQQLIDLRIHQRIHTGEKPYLCSHCWKAFTTSGALRVHLRTHTGEKPYECKECGKTFCQLGGLKVHRRVHSGERPYACPVCEKRFKGHANLIAHKRIHTGEKPYSCTVCRKTFTDSRRLKEHQPPESEKKPFCCGICSEAFSALCQLKEHQQCHKGEKHHHCSDCGKAFTHLYLLRSHQRAHSDEKPYSCTECGKCFRRSFELKMHVNTHSEVRPHPCSECGKSFRRAAELRIHQRVHTGEKPYFCSICGTGFKQSSQVKVHERTHTGERPFPCPECGKTFKDKRSLQTHQRVNHK from the exons ATGCTGATGTTTAAGGATCAGGAAGCCTCTGACATGTGTCCAGCCAACCAGGATTCATCCCTCCATGATTCAACAACCATGCTCACAGATAGGGAGGAGGCCGAAGTCCCAAAACAAG aaACTGGTAAAAGAAAAAGGAGTCGCTCAAGAAAGAGCAAAAAAACAGGAGGGCGCTCTAACAGATCAAATCACCATTGCTTGAAATGTGGACAAAAATTCAAAACGTCAGTTCACTTTAAAAGACATAAATTAGTTCATTCAGGAGAGAGGCCTCATGGTTGCCCTGAATGTGGCAAGAGGTTCATCACATCTTCTGAACTAAAAGTGCATCTGCGTGTTCACTCAGGAGAAAAACCCTACCACTGTTCTGAATGTGGCAAGAACTTTGCTCAGTCGGGGTCCTTTTCTAATCACCGCAGACTTCATAAAGGTGAAAAACGGTATCACTGCCCTGAGTGTAACAAAGGTTTCCAGCAACTTATAGATCTACGAATTCACCAAAGgattcatacaggagagaagccgtaccTGTGCTCACATTGCTGGAAGGCCTTTACGACATCCGGAGCATTACGAGTTCACTTACGAACTCACACTGGTGAAAAACCTTACGAGTGCAAAGAGTGCGGGAAGACGTTTTGCCAGCTGGGTGGACTGAAAGTTCACAGGCGCGTTCATTCAGGAGAGAGGCCTTACGCATGCCCTGTATGTGAGAAGCGCTTCAAAGGACACGCCAATTTGATCGCACACAAGCGCATTCACACAGGAGAAAAGCCTTATTCATGCACTGTGTGCAGAAAAACATTCACTGACAGCAGGAGACTAAAAGAGCACCAGCCACCTGAGTCAGAAAAGAAACCATTTTGTTGCGGCATCTGTAGTGAAGCTTTCAGTGCGTTATGTCAACTTAAAGAGCACCAGCAATGTCACAAAGGAGAGAAGCATCATCACTGTTCTGACTGTGGAAAGGCCTTTACGCATTTATATTTACTGAGGAGTCACCAGCGTGCTCACTCAGATGAGAAACCCTATTCCTGCACTGAATGTGGAAAGTGCTTCCGCCGGTCGTTTGAGCTAAAAATGCACGTGAACACTCACAGCGAAGTGCGACCTCATCCTTGCtctgagtgtggaaagagcttccGCAGGGCTGCGGAGCTTAGGATACATCAGAGAGTACATACGGGAGAAAAGCCTTATTTCTGCTCCATCTGCGGCACAGGCTTCAAACAGTCGTCACAAGTCAAAGTGCATGAGCGTACTCACACGGGAGAAAGGCCATTCCCCTGCCCAGAGTGTGGGAAGACCTTTAAAGACAAGAGAAGCCTGCAAACACACCAGAGAGTGAAccataaataa